Below is a genomic region from Dama dama isolate Ldn47 chromosome 17, ASM3311817v1, whole genome shotgun sequence.
cccagccAGTTATAAATATCCTTGCGAACCTCAGAAGTCTTCTCTGTGGGCAATTTTTAATCAAAGAGGTTGAAGCTAAAATTGGGATCCACAGGTCATTCCAGTaaagacttttaaagaaaatacaaactTAATTGATGTTTAATATAGCTCATCATCAAGGTCATTTTAAGTTCATCACTAAAGAATAATAGCAGAAAAAACTGTTTTACAATAATGAATGAATTCTTAGAGTTAGAAGGTAACAATCCTTAGTCCAAAAATATTACTAACATTTTTAGTCCAAACCTAATGCATAGTCTCtataaaagaaaacttgaaaaccCCCATAAGCAAATCAGggagcaagaaagaaaagaaggtccCTAGTATTCTAAAATAGCCATGAATAGATTTGGTTGCATAGTCtttaagattgtgtgtgtgtatacacatataaatttatTGGAAAATGGTTATAGCCTACCTACCCTATTTATCAAAACCTTTATTTCATAGATGAACTTTCAGTCTCAGGTCAATTGATTTGCTTTATTACAAAGAAAGTTAACAGCAACGTGGGATCAGATGACTTccaaacaaatattaaaacaagtagatctgatagatagaaaTAAACAGTGTTGCCAAAACTGGGTGTATTTTTCCTGCtcctgggtttgtttttgtttgttttaatcttaaACTTCCATTTTCCACAGATTTTGACTACTGGGATTATGTTGTTCCTGAGCCCAACCTCAATGAGGTGGTATTTGAGGAGACAACTTGCCAGAGTTTGGTTAAAATGCTGGAGAATTGTCTGTCCAAATCTAAGCACACCAAACTTGGCTGCTCCAGAGTCCTTGTTCCTGAGAAACTGACCCAGAGGATTGCTCAAGACGTCCTGAGACTTTCCTCCACAGAGCCCTGCGGTCTGCGGGGCTGTGTTATGCACGTGAACTTGGAAATTGAAAATGTATGTAAAAAGCTGGATAGGATTGTGTGTGATTCGAGCGTGGTGCCCACCTTTGAGCTCACCCTTGTGTTTAAGCAGGAGACCTGCTCATGGACGAGCTTCAGGGATTTTTTCTTTAGCCGAGGTCGCTTCTCCTCTGGCCTCAGGCGAACTCTGATCCTGAGCTCAGGATTCCGACTTGTTAAGAAAAAGCTTTACTCCTTGATTGGCACAACAGTCATTGAAGAGTGCTAAAAGGGAAGCACTTGAAAGAGTCCTTTTTATGATTGGATAATAAAAACTTCACAGCCGCCCAAAGTCATTGTAGTTTGCCTTGCCTGCTCTCCGCAAGGCACACCAAACTGAATTCATCTTCCTGTGTTTCATATTCACAGCTACCCCAACTGAAGGGCTTATTTGGGGCTATTGAGAAATGACCAGCGAGAGAGTACATTGTCTGCATTTACCACAGTTTTTATAAAATGGAATGGGATAGcataaggaaagaaaagcagcagTACACGTTTAGTTTTTTTATTTCACTCCACAAGTTTTCCAGGTAGTATTGCTAAAAGACTGTAGAAACCCACTTTGCCTAGTTTGATTTTTATATGGCTTTTTTTCTATAAGTTTTCAGTGTGATCCTCTCAATCACAGAATCTTAAATGAATGCTGTTTAGCCC
It encodes:
- the DDIT4L gene encoding DNA damage-inducible transcript 4-like protein codes for the protein MVATGSLSSKNPASISELLDHGFHPGSLLNDFDYWDYVVPEPNLNEVVFEETTCQSLVKMLENCLSKSKHTKLGCSRVLVPEKLTQRIAQDVLRLSSTEPCGLRGCVMHVNLEIENVCKKLDRIVCDSSVVPTFELTLVFKQETCSWTSFRDFFFSRGRFSSGLRRTLILSSGFRLVKKKLYSLIGTTVIEEC